From a single Bacillus sp. NEB1478 genomic region:
- a CDS encoding MFS transporter: MRWKDYPQNIKVRLITSFFNRAVSSAVMPFMALFFAQEKNKVWAGTFLLFTVIVSFFVNLIGGYISDRFNRKKVLLLTSGLSAIMFFVMTLSLYPKNNLIWLFASAYVLFVVTSSLGRPAMHAIIIDSTTPENRKAVYAIEYWMVNLSMAIGAALGGLLFLNYQMELFVLLTVTSSSLPIAYKIWLIDEHKQLLEKKHQNVIIDLIQNYKIAFQDIPFVKTVIGMTFIMAAEFTLNSYIGVRLAESFKPIHIGGFDLVGVRMLSILNIENMLLVVCFTFLVNKWTDRFSRPKVLLLGLVLYAVGYSVITSANVWYILILFSLIATLGELIYSPVMNTEQANMIPADKRGSYSAFSNISFSGADFLARGSIILGAYLMPMMMSVYIGVTIMCGMFLAYTGLFVKKSSTGKRVKSTVTSST; the protein is encoded by the coding sequence ATGAGATGGAAAGATTACCCGCAAAACATTAAAGTCCGTTTGATTACATCATTTTTTAACCGGGCTGTATCTTCAGCGGTAATGCCTTTTATGGCTTTATTTTTCGCGCAGGAAAAGAATAAAGTTTGGGCAGGAACGTTTTTATTATTTACGGTTATCGTCAGTTTTTTTGTTAATTTAATCGGTGGCTATATTTCAGACCGTTTCAATCGAAAGAAAGTATTGCTGCTCACATCAGGGCTAAGTGCCATCATGTTTTTTGTTATGACGCTTAGTTTGTATCCTAAGAACAACCTCATCTGGCTGTTTGCTTCCGCTTATGTGTTGTTCGTCGTGACGAGCAGCCTTGGCAGACCGGCTATGCATGCCATTATTATTGATTCAACCACTCCTGAAAATCGGAAAGCAGTCTATGCGATTGAGTACTGGATGGTTAACTTATCAATGGCAATCGGAGCAGCATTAGGCGGATTATTGTTCTTAAACTATCAAATGGAGCTGTTTGTATTACTTACCGTAACTTCTAGTAGTCTTCCGATCGCCTATAAGATCTGGTTGATCGATGAGCACAAACAACTTTTAGAAAAAAAGCATCAGAACGTAATCATCGATTTGATTCAAAACTACAAAATTGCTTTTCAAGACATACCATTCGTAAAAACCGTAATCGGCATGACCTTTATTATGGCAGCGGAGTTTACATTAAACAGCTACATCGGAGTACGCCTTGCAGAGTCGTTCAAACCTATACATATCGGGGGTTTTGATTTAGTAGGAGTGCGGATGCTGAGTATACTTAACATCGAGAACATGCTTTTAGTCGTTTGTTTTACATTTCTCGTGAACAAATGGACAGACCGGTTCAGCCGTCCAAAGGTGCTGCTTCTGGGCCTCGTACTTTACGCAGTTGGCTATTCCGTCATTACGTCGGCAAACGTATGGTACATTCTCATCCTGTTCAGCTTGATCGCGACATTGGGTGAGCTGATCTATTCGCCAGTCATGAACACCGAACAAGCCAACATGATTCCAGCTGATAAAAGAGGATCGTACTCAGCTTTCTCCAACATTTCATTCAGCGGAGCAGACTTCTTAGCCCGCGGAAGTATTATTCTAGGCGCTTATTTAATGCCGATGATGATGTCAGTTTACATTGGAGTGACGATAATGTGCGGGATGTTTTTAGCGTATACAGGATTGTTCGTGAAAAAGTCCAGTACGGGTAAACGAGTAAAAAGCACAGTCACTTCATCCACTTGA
- the nikB gene encoding nickel ABC transporter permease: MAGLIIRRILQLLLLLLGISFIVFMSMHIAPGDPASIIGGPTATKDDVEAIRENLGLNKPLLTQYFEYVKGVVTGDLGFSYQTKQSVSEAIVQRFPNTLNLAIASIIVAIVIGVTAGIVSALKHNTWFDGLSTIIALGGISIPNFWLGAILILIFAVNLQWFPVGGLTEPFWTIEGMKQLALPAITLGTGSAAMIARMSRSAMLEVIRADYVRTARAKGVREKAVIMMHCLRNAMIPVITVIGLNFGFLLGGTIITESVFAINGVGRLMIESISARDFPMVQGSVLLVATLFVLVNLIVDIVYAFIDPRISYE, encoded by the coding sequence TTGGCAGGTTTGATTATAAGGCGGATTTTACAGCTTTTGCTCTTATTGCTCGGTATTTCATTCATTGTTTTTATGAGTATGCACATCGCCCCAGGAGATCCAGCCAGTATTATCGGGGGTCCGACCGCAACAAAGGACGATGTTGAAGCGATCAGAGAAAACCTTGGTTTGAACAAACCGCTGCTCACCCAGTATTTCGAATATGTTAAAGGTGTTGTCACAGGTGACTTAGGGTTCTCTTATCAAACGAAACAATCCGTTTCAGAAGCGATTGTTCAAAGGTTTCCTAACACGCTGAATCTGGCCATTGCGAGTATTATCGTCGCAATCGTAATCGGTGTAACCGCTGGGATCGTCTCAGCATTAAAACATAACACGTGGTTTGACGGACTAAGTACGATCATCGCGCTTGGGGGAATCTCCATTCCAAATTTCTGGTTAGGTGCGATTTTAATATTAATCTTTGCCGTCAATCTGCAATGGTTCCCTGTTGGGGGATTAACAGAACCTTTTTGGACGATCGAAGGGATGAAACAGCTTGCCCTGCCAGCGATCACACTTGGAACAGGTTCAGCAGCCATGATCGCCCGTATGAGCAGATCAGCCATGCTTGAAGTGATTCGCGCAGATTACGTACGAACAGCAAGAGCAAAGGGAGTCCGGGAAAAAGCAGTGATCATGATGCATTGCCTTAGAAACGCCATGATTCCCGTTATTACGGTAATCGGTTTGAACTTCGGATTTTTGCTGGGAGGGACGATCATTACAGAATCAGTTTTTGCGATTAACGGGGTTGGAAGGCTTATGATCGAATCCATATCAGCCCGTGATTTCCCGATGGTCCAAGGATCTGTCCTATTAGTGGCGACGCTGTTTGTTTTAGTCAATTTAATTGTAGATATCGTGTACGCCTTTATTGATCCGAGAATTAGCTACGAATAA
- a CDS encoding ABC transporter permease has translation MSAEVVTQHVPAQRKKKEIFFLKTWKRLIKNKMAVLGLVIIAFQLVMAVAAPVIVQVDPNKQNLEMSELPPGTDGHWLGTDNHGRDIWSRIVYGARISLLVGIGAVSLGLIGGIFLGLLSGYYRKLDGIIMRIVDLMFAFPGILLAMLVIAILGTSLVNVVFAISIWSIPTCARIVRGSVLSIKKQEYIIAMKSLGASDLRIMFKHVLPNCAAPIIVFATMRMATAILSTASLSFLGLGAQPPTPEWGAMIAAGQEFMWTSPHMIVVPGIAIMLVVFAFNVVGDALRDALDQGMSLDK, from the coding sequence ATGTCAGCCGAAGTCGTTACACAGCATGTACCGGCACAAAGGAAAAAGAAAGAAATATTCTTTTTAAAAACATGGAAAAGGCTCATCAAAAACAAAATGGCTGTACTAGGGTTGGTTATTATCGCTTTTCAGCTCGTAATGGCGGTTGCGGCACCTGTCATCGTACAAGTTGATCCAAACAAGCAAAACCTGGAAATGAGTGAACTTCCGCCAGGAACAGACGGACATTGGCTCGGTACAGACAATCATGGTCGTGATATATGGAGCCGGATTGTGTACGGGGCAAGAATTTCGCTGCTCGTCGGCATTGGTGCTGTAAGTCTCGGTTTAATAGGAGGCATTTTTTTAGGATTACTGTCCGGCTATTACCGAAAACTAGATGGCATCATTATGAGAATTGTAGATTTAATGTTTGCCTTTCCTGGCATTTTGCTGGCGATGCTCGTGATCGCGATTTTAGGGACAAGCCTTGTCAATGTCGTTTTCGCGATCAGCATTTGGTCGATTCCAACATGTGCGAGGATCGTGAGGGGGAGTGTCCTTTCTATAAAAAAACAAGAATACATTATCGCGATGAAATCCTTGGGGGCAAGTGACCTGCGAATTATGTTCAAACATGTACTGCCAAACTGCGCGGCACCGATCATTGTGTTTGCCACAATGCGAATGGCGACTGCTATTCTATCAACCGCCTCGTTAAGTTTCCTCGGTTTAGGAGCACAGCCTCCTACTCCAGAATGGGGAGCTATGATTGCGGCTGGACAAGAGTTTATGTGGACGTCGCCTCATATGATCGTTGTTCCAGGGATTGCGATCATGCTTGTTGTGTTCGCGTTCAACGTAGTCGGCGATGCACTCCGAGATGCTTTAGATCAGGGTATGAGTCTCGATAAATAA
- a CDS encoding glutathione ABC transporter substrate-binding protein yields the protein MGKKWFASLLTVLFVLSLALTGCSSNSSSGGSGGDAKQELTYATTSKVVGLSPILTNDSVSSTVIEQVYETLFVRDAKSGEIKPHLAESYETPDENTWVIKLKKDIKFQDGTPFNAEAVKYTFDKLKDPKTAAPRASLLAPVTSIEAKDDYTVVLKTEKPYGPMLAALTHTNASIVSPTADQKQDLMKEPVGTGPFKFSEKVNGDDIVLVRNDKYWQKPAKLEKITFTVVPEVSTAISMLQTGKVQLIDGLAPELMPRLEKIKNVDIQKKDGTPVYYLAFNMEKAPMNELPFRQAVSHAVNRKGYLKKLNGLGVFSNTFIGPKVFGHTESDKGPDFDQEKAKKLVKENGYDKKEVKLLAANTSQYMNMAEVVQSQLKEVGINAKIETIEWGTYLDVSKKGDFDITIAGWSNVTGDGSELLFPRLHSANIGATNVSRNKDPKLDQLIEQSRSVVDQDKRKEILAQADEYVMTQLPVLPMYHGIASAAYDKSVKGFEIEPTGQWSLYSVYRE from the coding sequence ATGGGAAAGAAGTGGTTTGCTAGTTTGCTAACGGTACTTTTTGTTTTGTCTTTAGCTTTAACGGGTTGCAGCAGCAATTCTTCATCAGGAGGAAGCGGCGGTGATGCGAAACAGGAACTCACATATGCGACAACTTCAAAAGTTGTTGGACTGTCACCGATCTTAACAAATGACTCAGTATCCTCAACTGTTATAGAACAAGTTTATGAAACTCTTTTTGTACGTGATGCGAAATCTGGAGAAATCAAACCTCACCTTGCGGAATCTTATGAAACGCCAGATGAGAACACTTGGGTAATTAAGCTGAAAAAGGATATTAAATTCCAAGATGGCACCCCATTTAATGCAGAAGCGGTTAAATATACATTTGATAAGCTGAAAGATCCAAAAACAGCTGCACCGCGTGCTTCACTTTTAGCACCTGTTACATCCATTGAAGCAAAGGACGATTACACTGTCGTGCTGAAAACAGAAAAGCCTTACGGACCAATGCTGGCAGCCCTTACGCATACGAACGCATCGATCGTTTCGCCGACGGCTGATCAAAAACAAGATTTAATGAAAGAACCGGTTGGAACTGGACCATTTAAGTTCTCCGAAAAAGTGAACGGTGATGACATTGTTCTTGTGAGAAACGATAAGTATTGGCAAAAACCTGCGAAACTCGAAAAGATCACGTTTACCGTTGTTCCTGAAGTATCTACAGCCATTTCGATGCTGCAGACAGGAAAGGTACAGCTGATCGACGGTTTGGCCCCAGAATTGATGCCTCGTCTGGAAAAAATCAAGAACGTCGACATCCAGAAAAAAGACGGAACGCCGGTCTATTACTTAGCTTTTAACATGGAAAAAGCACCGATGAACGAACTGCCGTTCAGACAAGCGGTATCACATGCCGTTAACCGTAAAGGATATCTGAAAAAATTGAATGGTCTAGGAGTCTTTTCGAACACGTTTATTGGACCGAAAGTATTCGGACACACAGAGAGCGACAAAGGACCTGATTTTGATCAAGAAAAAGCGAAGAAACTTGTGAAAGAAAACGGTTATGACAAAAAGGAAGTTAAGCTTCTTGCAGCAAACACGAGTCAATATATGAACATGGCTGAAGTCGTGCAATCCCAATTAAAAGAAGTCGGAATCAACGCGAAAATTGAAACGATCGAATGGGGAACATATTTAGACGTTTCGAAAAAAGGAGACTTTGATATTACGATCGCCGGATGGTCGAATGTAACAGGCGATGGAAGTGAGCTGCTGTTCCCTCGACTTCATTCAGCAAACATCGGTGCAACAAACGTAAGCCGTAATAAAGATCCGAAACTGGATCAGCTGATCGAACAATCCCGATCTGTTGTCGACCAGGATAAGCGCAAAGAAATTTTAGCCCAAGCGGATGAATACGTAATGACTCAGCTTCCTGTATTGCCGATGTACCACGGCATAGCTTCAGCAGCTTACGATAAATCGGTTAAAGGATTTGAGATAGAACCTACAGGACAATGGTCATTATACAGCGTATATAGAGAGTAG
- a CDS encoding ABC transporter ATP-binding protein codes for MKETLLNVQNLVTTFKTAEGPLPAVRGASFSLQKGETLCIVGESGCGKSITALSLMGLLPSNGKIANGSIQYNNQDLVKLKREELRKLRGNEISMIFQEPMTALNPVFTVGFQLREPLMIHQKLSKSKAHKRGIELLKMVGIPSPETRMKQFPHELSGGMRQRVMIAIALSCNPSLLIADEPTTALDVTIQAQIIDLLNDLKDQLDMSMIMITHDMGVVAEIADRVIVMYAGEVIEEGTVDKIFNNPQHPYTKGLLSSVPNVDDPFFELKPIAGSMPMLNEEISGCRFHPRCPYATEKCVTASPKRFTVSQHQHVRCWLQEEVGTNGGKRACSL; via the coding sequence ATGAAGGAAACCTTATTGAACGTTCAGAACCTGGTGACAACCTTTAAAACGGCAGAAGGTCCCCTCCCGGCAGTGCGCGGGGCTTCCTTCTCCTTACAAAAAGGCGAAACGTTATGTATTGTAGGAGAATCCGGCTGTGGTAAAAGTATCACAGCCCTTTCTTTAATGGGGCTTCTGCCGTCAAACGGAAAAATCGCAAATGGATCCATTCAGTATAACAATCAAGATCTCGTAAAACTGAAGCGGGAAGAGTTGCGAAAACTTCGCGGCAACGAAATTTCGATGATTTTTCAAGAACCGATGACTGCACTTAATCCAGTTTTTACAGTTGGTTTTCAATTGCGTGAACCGTTGATGATTCATCAAAAACTTTCAAAAAGCAAAGCACATAAAAGAGGCATCGAACTGTTGAAAATGGTCGGTATTCCTTCGCCGGAAACAAGAATGAAGCAGTTTCCGCACGAACTGAGCGGCGGGATGAGACAGCGTGTCATGATTGCGATCGCCTTATCATGTAATCCATCACTGTTGATTGCTGATGAACCAACGACTGCACTCGATGTAACGATCCAAGCACAAATTATCGATCTCTTAAACGATTTAAAGGATCAACTCGATATGAGCATGATCATGATCACGCATGATATGGGCGTTGTCGCCGAAATTGCGGACAGGGTGATCGTCATGTACGCGGGAGAAGTCATTGAAGAAGGAACGGTGGATAAGATTTTCAACAATCCGCAGCATCCTTACACGAAAGGACTTTTATCTTCTGTTCCGAATGTGGACGATCCGTTTTTTGAGTTAAAACCGATCGCCGGAAGCATGCCGATGCTAAATGAAGAAATCAGCGGATGCCGTTTTCATCCTCGCTGTCCATATGCAACAGAAAAATGTGTAACAGCTTCACCGAAACGTTTTACAGTTTCTCAACATCAACATGTACGGTGCTGGCTGCAGGAGGAGGTGGGGACGAATGGCGGAAAACGCGCATGTTCTTTATAG
- a CDS encoding dipeptide ABC transporter ATP-binding protein, giving the protein MAENAHVLYSVKDVKKHYPVRGGILQTVKSHVKAVDGITIDIFKGETLGVVGESGCGKSTLGRTILGLESLTDGELIFNGKNISKFNSRQLKPFKREMQMIFQDPYASLNPKQRIGDAIEEAFIIHTDHPASKRREMVIDLLKEVGLKEEHYDRYPHEFSGGQRQRIGIARAISINPSFIVCDEPVSALDVSVQAQVIKLLKDLQQKHDLTYLFVSHDLGVVRHLCNRVLVMYLGQMVELAPVEKLYSNPTHPYTEALLSAIPRPVVGVGKKRERIRLTGDLPSPSDPPSGCPFHTRCPIAKEHCTTERPAWRQIDEGHFIACHER; this is encoded by the coding sequence ATGGCGGAAAACGCGCATGTTCTTTATAGTGTAAAAGATGTAAAGAAACACTATCCTGTAAGAGGCGGTATTTTACAAACGGTAAAGAGCCATGTAAAAGCGGTCGATGGGATCACAATCGATATTTTTAAAGGAGAAACACTAGGTGTCGTCGGTGAATCGGGATGCGGTAAATCAACACTCGGCCGTACAATCCTAGGTCTTGAATCCTTAACAGACGGTGAACTCATTTTTAATGGAAAAAACATCAGCAAGTTTAATTCCCGACAGCTGAAACCGTTTAAAAGAGAGATGCAGATGATCTTTCAGGATCCATACGCTTCACTAAACCCGAAGCAGCGGATTGGTGACGCGATCGAGGAAGCATTTATCATTCACACGGATCATCCAGCTTCAAAACGGCGTGAAATGGTGATCGATCTTTTAAAAGAAGTCGGTTTAAAAGAAGAGCATTATGACCGCTATCCTCATGAGTTCAGCGGGGGTCAGCGGCAGCGCATCGGGATCGCACGCGCCATTTCGATCAATCCTTCTTTTATCGTGTGTGATGAACCCGTTTCCGCACTCGATGTTTCCGTTCAGGCACAAGTGATTAAACTGCTAAAAGATCTTCAGCAGAAGCATGATTTAACCTATCTATTTGTTTCCCACGATCTCGGTGTGGTGAGACATCTTTGTAACCGAGTCCTCGTCATGTATTTAGGACAGATGGTGGAACTCGCACCCGTCGAAAAACTTTACAGTAATCCGACACATCCTTATACAGAAGCATTATTGTCGGCCATTCCAAGACCTGTAGTCGGAGTCGGAAAAAAACGCGAAAGAATTCGGTTGACTGGTGATCTTCCGAGTCCTTCAGATCCCCCAAGCGGTTGTCCGTTTCATACGAGATGCCCGATCGCGAAAGAACATTGCACAACAGAACGACCGGCTTGGCGCCAGATCGACGAGGGCCATTTCATAGCCTGTCATGAGAGGTGA
- a CDS encoding gamma-glutamyltransferase family protein codes for MTVYAKKGMVATSQPLAAQAGLDILKKGGNAIDAAIATAACLTVVEPTSNGIGGDAFALVWTKDGKLHGLNASGPAPKGISIEEVKKAGHEKIPKFGWVPVTVPGAPSAWAELSSRFGKLPLEEVLKPAISYAEEGYPLTPILGKYWKRAYEIFKKELKGVEFKAWFETFAPDGRAPEVGELWRSPGHAETLKEIAKTNAESFYRGALAQKIGEASANHGGFLTSEDLAGFYPEWVDPIKVNYRGYDVWEIPPNGQGIVALMALNTLKGFDFTEKESAETYHKQIEAIKLAFVDAKKYVTDSARMRVSVEGLLSEQYSVERRNLIGTEAIQPEPGLPPSGGTVYLAAADEEGNMVSFIQSNYMGFGSGIVVPGTGISLQNRGHDFSLDSDHDNALEPGKRTYHTIIPGFLTKGDEAIGPFGVMGGYMQPQGHVQVIMNVVDFHLNPQSALDAPRWQWIEDKKVMVERSVPPHIADELARRGHEVQVAMDSGNFGRGQIIWRDPKTGVLAGGTEARTDGSIAAW; via the coding sequence ATGACCGTCTACGCAAAAAAAGGAATGGTGGCCACATCACAGCCACTCGCAGCACAAGCGGGGCTGGATATCCTGAAAAAAGGCGGGAACGCAATTGATGCAGCTATCGCAACAGCGGCTTGTTTAACTGTTGTGGAGCCAACATCGAACGGAATCGGCGGAGACGCTTTTGCTCTTGTTTGGACAAAAGACGGAAAGCTGCACGGACTCAATGCTAGCGGACCGGCACCAAAAGGAATTTCGATCGAGGAAGTGAAAAAGGCAGGACACGAAAAGATTCCGAAATTTGGCTGGGTGCCCGTGACGGTTCCCGGAGCACCATCTGCGTGGGCAGAGTTATCGAGCCGATTTGGAAAACTTCCGTTAGAAGAAGTATTGAAACCAGCCATTTCATATGCGGAAGAAGGCTATCCTTTAACGCCAATTCTCGGAAAGTACTGGAAGCGTGCGTATGAAATTTTTAAAAAGGAATTAAAAGGAGTGGAATTCAAGGCGTGGTTTGAAACATTCGCACCAGATGGCCGTGCTCCTGAAGTAGGTGAGCTGTGGCGTTCGCCGGGACATGCTGAAACGTTAAAAGAAATTGCGAAAACAAACGCAGAATCTTTTTACCGTGGTGCTCTTGCTCAAAAGATCGGTGAAGCGTCTGCGAATCACGGCGGATTTTTAACGAGTGAAGATTTAGCAGGTTTTTACCCCGAGTGGGTCGATCCGATCAAGGTGAACTACCGTGGGTATGATGTGTGGGAGATTCCGCCGAACGGTCAGGGAATTGTGGCGTTAATGGCACTCAACACACTGAAAGGATTTGATTTTACAGAAAAAGAATCAGCCGAAACATACCATAAGCAGATCGAAGCCATTAAGCTGGCATTTGTGGATGCCAAAAAATATGTAACCGATTCTGCGAGAATGCGAGTTTCTGTGGAAGGACTTTTATCTGAACAATATTCAGTGGAAAGAAGAAACTTAATCGGTACAGAAGCGATCCAGCCTGAACCAGGACTACCGCCGAGCGGAGGAACGGTCTATCTAGCAGCGGCTGATGAAGAAGGCAACATGGTATCGTTCATCCAGAGCAACTATATGGGATTCGGTTCAGGAATCGTAGTGCCGGGAACAGGAATTTCGCTGCAAAACAGAGGCCACGATTTTTCGCTCGATTCGGATCATGACAACGCATTGGAACCTGGAAAAAGAACGTATCATACGATCATTCCTGGATTTTTAACAAAAGGCGATGAAGCAATAGGGCCGTTCGGGGTGATGGGAGGCTACATGCAGCCGCAAGGACACGTCCAAGTCATTATGAATGTGGTCGATTTTCACCTGAATCCGCAATCAGCACTTGATGCACCGCGCTGGCAATGGATCGAGGATAAAAAGGTTATGGTAGAACGCTCCGTTCCGCCGCACATCGCAGACGAACTAGCAAGAAGAGGGCATGAGGTACAGGTTGCGATGGATTCCGGGAATTTCGGAAGAGGACAGATCATCTGGAGAGATCCGAAGACAGGTGTACTGGCTGGCGGAACCGAAGCACGAACGGACGGATCAATCGCCGCATGGTAA